The following proteins are encoded in a genomic region of Bacteroidota bacterium:
- the pyrF gene encoding orotidine-5'-phosphate decarboxylase, producing MSFTARLRAAQAATRSRVCVGLDPDPARLPQPLRGRPLAEAVLAFNRAIIEATADVACAYKPNLAFYEALGADGWRVFEQTVRAVPGDRLVIADAKRGDIGNTARMYAHAFYERAEADAVTVSPYMGSESITPFLETEGRCAFALVATSNPSGAEVQDLVAGGEPVYRYAARLAVEAAADRPGEAGFVVGATRPALLVELRAAYPEVPFLVPGVGAQGGDAVAVVDAAGAGPLLVSSSRGILYASDGEDFAEAARHAALGLRDALGISA from the coding sequence TTGTCCTTCACCGCCCGCCTTCGCGCGGCCCAAGCCGCCACCCGCTCCCGCGTCTGCGTCGGGCTCGACCCCGATCCGGCCCGGCTGCCGCAGCCGCTCCGCGGCCGCCCGCTCGCCGAAGCCGTGCTCGCCTTCAACCGCGCGATCATCGAGGCGACAGCGGACGTGGCGTGCGCCTACAAACCAAACCTCGCGTTCTACGAGGCGCTCGGGGCCGACGGGTGGCGCGTCTTCGAGCAGACCGTCCGCGCCGTCCCCGGCGACCGGCTCGTGATCGCTGACGCCAAACGGGGCGACATCGGCAACACGGCGCGGATGTACGCCCACGCGTTCTACGAGCGGGCCGAGGCCGATGCCGTGACCGTCTCGCCGTACATGGGAAGCGAGTCGATCACTCCGTTCCTGGAGACCGAGGGCCGGTGCGCTTTCGCGCTCGTCGCCACCTCCAACCCGAGCGGGGCGGAGGTGCAGGACCTGGTGGCCGGCGGCGAGCCTGTCTACCGGTACGCGGCACGGCTTGCGGTCGAGGCCGCCGCGGACCGGCCGGGCGAGGCCGGGTTCGTGGTCGGGGCGACGCGGCCTGCGCTGCTGGTCGAGTTGCGCGCAGCCTATCCCGAGGTGCCGTTTCTGGTCCCTGGCGTCGGCGCACAGGGCGGCGATGCGGTAGCGGTTGTCGATGCGGCAGGCGCAGGACCGCTGCTCGTGAGCAGCAGCCGGGGCATCCTCTACGCCTCCGACGGCGAGGACTTCGCGGAGGCTGCTCGGCACGCGGCCCTCGGCCTGCGCGACGCGCTCGGCATCTCTGCGTAA
- a CDS encoding PA domain-containing protein, which produces MKTLRYCLIALLALVLAPSSAFAQDSSDSLNVVVEGGDTYASYGISFGTAFEEDTNVGPLPIVLAEPDIGCAEDPDNPDADPLGFVPSIDNPEEVEGNIVLIYRGSCQFSTKVRGASAAGAAAVIIGSTVDDVPNFGGDCDPLECTIPATAVTMTVRDALTVETKFGSNVTIVPINITPQVFPPPPSTVGTHETGEIVFSVYDYGFLGSNANFAAEGDGEPFAFIVQDDTTQGGLFVSSVLVAQGGIVNTNPYTGAAPEFVNVADVAPIGSLPDPFDQGFTTSYDSEELGVSVTQRSYSRTGDSFVIVELEVRNTSGSAIDDAYIGIFADWDIVDADDPPPGSDPGASQNDSGGYNEDLALPYVFDDTMTQYYGVTAIGVDGLSGYSTDATTADDDQLFAALTGDNSPIGDPAERAAVTGTGPYDIGAGASVTVRFAYVAGTTEAELFANATEARMFTVDVEETTQAGTFRLESAYPNPFSSKTTIGFDLPTAQDVSLVVYDVLGREVATLIDGVRQAGLQTVEFDAASLPSGVYVYRLTAGATQLSEQVTVVR; this is translated from the coding sequence ATGAAAACCTTGCGCTACTGCCTAATCGCACTCCTCGCGCTAGTTCTGGCTCCGTCCTCCGCCTTCGCGCAGGACTCGAGCGACAGCCTCAACGTTGTTGTTGAAGGCGGCGATACGTACGCCTCGTACGGGATCAGTTTCGGTACTGCCTTCGAGGAGGACACTAACGTCGGCCCGCTCCCCATCGTACTCGCCGAGCCCGACATCGGCTGCGCCGAGGACCCAGACAACCCGGACGCCGATCCGCTTGGGTTCGTCCCGTCCATCGACAACCCTGAGGAGGTGGAGGGCAACATCGTCCTCATCTACCGCGGCTCCTGCCAGTTCTCCACGAAGGTCAGAGGAGCTTCGGCGGCCGGTGCGGCTGCGGTCATCATCGGCAGCACCGTCGACGATGTTCCCAACTTTGGCGGCGACTGCGATCCGTTGGAATGCACCATACCAGCGACTGCCGTCACGATGACCGTCCGCGATGCCCTCACCGTGGAAACTAAGTTCGGTTCAAACGTAACGATCGTCCCGATCAACATCACGCCTCAGGTCTTCCCTCCCCCGCCCTCCACGGTGGGGACGCATGAAACGGGTGAGATCGTCTTCAGCGTCTACGACTACGGCTTCCTCGGTTCGAACGCTAACTTCGCTGCCGAGGGTGATGGAGAGCCGTTCGCCTTCATCGTCCAGGACGACACCACCCAGGGCGGTCTTTTCGTGAGCAGCGTGCTCGTCGCACAGGGGGGCATTGTCAACACCAACCCTTACACGGGGGCAGCACCGGAGTTTGTGAACGTAGCAGACGTGGCACCTATCGGTAGCCTCCCCGATCCTTTCGATCAGGGCTTTACTACGTCGTATGATTCGGAGGAACTGGGTGTGAGCGTAACGCAGCGCTCGTACTCGCGCACAGGAGATTCCTTCGTGATCGTTGAGCTCGAAGTGCGAAACACATCAGGCAGCGCTATCGACGACGCCTACATCGGCATCTTTGCCGACTGGGACATCGTGGATGCCGATGACCCTCCGCCTGGGTCTGATCCCGGAGCTTCTCAGAATGATTCCGGAGGCTACAACGAAGACCTGGCTCTGCCCTACGTCTTCGACGACACCATGACCCAGTATTACGGTGTGACAGCCATCGGCGTAGATGGGCTCTCCGGGTACAGCACAGACGCTACCACAGCCGACGACGATCAGCTCTTCGCGGCACTCACAGGAGATAATTCGCCTATCGGTGACCCGGCTGAGCGGGCTGCCGTCACCGGTACGGGTCCGTACGACATTGGCGCAGGGGCTAGTGTGACGGTTCGGTTCGCCTACGTAGCGGGCACGACGGAGGCAGAGCTCTTCGCCAATGCGACCGAAGCTCGGATGTTCACTGTGGACGTTGAGGAGACGACGCAGGCGGGCACGTTCCGCCTCGAGTCGGCCTACCCGAACCCGTTCTCGTCCAAGACGACAATCGGCTTCGACCTCCCGACGGCACAGGATGTGAGCCTCGTGGTCTACGACGTGCTCGGCCGCGAGGTCGCCACGCTCATCGACGGCGTCCGCCAGGCCGGCCTGCAGACGGTCGAGTTCGACGCGGCCAGCCTGCCGAGCGGGGTCTACGTCTACCGCCTCACGGCCGGTGCGACGCAGCTCAGCGAGCAGGTCACGGTCGTGCGCTAG
- a CDS encoding glycine--tRNA ligase, whose protein sequence is MPDLDTIVSLSKRRGFIFQSSEVYGGLSAVYDYGPLGVELKRNVRERWWRAMVYRHDNIEGIDAAILMHPTVWKASGHVDAFSDPLIDDKASKMRYRADQLIEGHIAKLRKKGKDDRADAVYDRLVDALNADDPSGALHAVIMDEEIRSPDSGAFDWTDVRQFNLMFETHIGPAADSESKVYLRPETAQGIFVQYQNVRETARLQVPFGIAQIGKAFRNEIVARQFVFRMREFEQMEMQYFVKPGEQMPAYEAWSQKRMDWHLGLGVRASKLRWHQHEKLAHYADAAQDVQYAFPMGWQEVEGIHSRTDYDLARHQEFSGKKMEYFDPQSQERFVPYVVETSVGLDRTILMVLCDAYREEEVDGAKRSVLKFHPEIAPYTAAVFPLVKKEGMPDVAHRIEDDLRRQFNVFYDEKGSVGKRYRRQDEIGTPFCLTVDGDTLEDQTVTIRDRDSMVQERIPADNARRYIADRIAEWQPDEE, encoded by the coding sequence ATGCCCGACCTCGACACGATCGTTTCGCTCTCCAAGCGGCGCGGCTTCATCTTCCAGTCCTCCGAGGTCTACGGCGGCCTCTCGGCCGTCTACGACTACGGCCCGCTCGGCGTCGAGCTCAAGCGCAACGTCCGCGAGCGGTGGTGGCGCGCGATGGTCTACCGGCACGACAACATCGAGGGCATCGACGCGGCGATCCTGATGCACCCGACGGTGTGGAAAGCGTCGGGCCACGTCGACGCCTTCAGCGATCCGCTGATCGACGACAAGGCCTCGAAGATGCGCTACCGCGCCGACCAGCTCATCGAGGGTCACATCGCGAAGCTCCGCAAGAAGGGCAAGGACGACCGTGCCGACGCCGTCTACGACCGGCTCGTGGACGCTCTCAACGCCGACGACCCGTCGGGCGCGCTCCACGCCGTCATCATGGACGAGGAGATCCGCAGCCCCGACTCCGGCGCGTTCGACTGGACCGACGTGCGGCAGTTCAACCTGATGTTCGAGACCCACATCGGCCCCGCGGCCGACTCCGAGAGCAAGGTCTACCTCCGGCCCGAGACCGCGCAGGGCATCTTCGTCCAGTACCAGAACGTCCGCGAGACGGCCCGCCTCCAGGTCCCGTTCGGCATCGCGCAGATCGGCAAGGCGTTCCGCAACGAGATCGTGGCGCGGCAGTTCGTGTTTCGGATGCGCGAGTTCGAGCAGATGGAGATGCAGTACTTCGTCAAGCCCGGCGAGCAGATGCCGGCGTACGAAGCATGGAGCCAGAAGCGGATGGACTGGCACCTCGGCCTCGGCGTGCGCGCCTCGAAGCTGCGCTGGCACCAGCACGAGAAGCTCGCCCACTACGCCGACGCCGCCCAGGACGTGCAGTACGCCTTCCCAATGGGCTGGCAGGAGGTCGAGGGCATCCACAGCCGCACCGACTACGACCTCGCCCGGCACCAGGAGTTCAGCGGCAAGAAGATGGAATACTTCGACCCGCAGAGCCAGGAGCGCTTCGTGCCCTACGTCGTCGAGACCTCCGTCGGCCTCGACCGGACGATCCTGATGGTCCTCTGCGACGCCTACCGCGAAGAAGAAGTGGACGGCGCGAAGCGGTCGGTGCTCAAGTTCCACCCGGAAATCGCGCCCTACACCGCCGCCGTCTTCCCGCTCGTTAAGAAGGAAGGCATGCCCGACGTGGCGCACCGGATCGAGGACGACCTCCGCCGGCAGTTCAACGTCTTCTACGACGAGAAAGGCTCCGTCGGCAAGCGCTACCGGCGGCAGGACGAGATCGGCACCCCGTTCTGCCTCACCGTCGACGGCGACACGCTCGAGGACCAGACCGTCACGATCCGCGACCGCGACTCGATGGTGCAGGAGCGCATCCCGGCCGACAACGCCCGCCGCTACATCGCCGACCGTATCGCCGAGTGGCAGCCAGACGAGGAATAG
- a CDS encoding 1-acyl-sn-glycerol-3-phosphate acyltransferase, with the protein MTSGGPVGKRVAVWAVSRLIERSLRSDFRRVVWLGPKPWTDGTLDPERPLVLYTNHHSFFDGYLLWLLTRRVLGRPPMLWMNEWERVPLFGPLGALPFPPDDPRRRLATIRETARRLRAHPPPVFLYFPEGELGPPDAGLAAFPPERFTRLARFFPDAVQWWPVGLRVTWWGEDRPTALMTGGAPHDAPDGGEHARLGHTLDALRGVTPGDGEVLLDGTPSADERWDLSLLAPLLRRWT; encoded by the coding sequence ATGACCTCGGGCGGCCCGGTCGGCAAGCGGGTGGCCGTCTGGGCGGTCTCGCGGCTCATCGAGCGCTCGCTGCGGTCCGACTTCCGCCGCGTCGTCTGGCTCGGGCCGAAGCCCTGGACGGACGGTACGCTCGACCCGGAGCGGCCGCTCGTCCTCTACACGAACCACCACAGTTTCTTCGATGGCTACCTGCTGTGGCTGCTCACCCGCCGCGTCCTCGGCCGCCCGCCGATGCTGTGGATGAACGAGTGGGAGCGCGTCCCGCTCTTCGGGCCGCTGGGCGCGCTGCCGTTCCCGCCGGACGACCCGCGCCGCCGCCTCGCCACGATCCGCGAGACGGCCCGCCGCCTCCGCGCGCACCCGCCTCCGGTCTTTCTGTACTTCCCCGAGGGCGAACTCGGCCCGCCGGACGCCGGGCTGGCCGCGTTCCCCCCGGAGCGCTTCACCCGGCTCGCGCGCTTCTTCCCCGACGCCGTGCAGTGGTGGCCGGTCGGCCTCCGGGTGACGTGGTGGGGCGAGGACCGGCCGACGGCGCTCATGACGGGCGGCGCGCCGCACGACGCCCCCGACGGCGGCGAGCATGCCCGGCTCGGGCATACGCTGGACGCGCTGCGCGGCGTTACCCCCGGCGACGGGGAGGTACTGCTCGACGGCACGCCAAGCGCCGACGAGCGATGGGATTTATCTTTGCTCGCCCCCCTGCTCCGACGCTGGACCTGA
- a CDS encoding DUF4130 domain-containing protein, which produces MSALPNRSAKHASAPLTCSRSSASTSPRYPAMQWAIVDRHRGYALVHDAAGRRFAPVPADASAPRAEEGYAFQRMWQTYFRAVTIPERSNPRLQLQHVPRRYWPSLTEMQSETEATRTRAKTRTWAKGEHTREPDA; this is translated from the coding sequence GTGTCTGCTCTGCCAAACCGCTCCGCAAAACACGCGAGCGCCCCACTAACGTGCTCCCGCTCATCGGCGAGCACTTCGCCGCGCTACCCGGCGATGCAGTGGGCCATCGTAGACCGGCACCGGGGCTACGCCCTCGTCCACGACGCGGCGGGGAGACGCTTCGCTCCGGTGCCGGCGGACGCCTCTGCGCCTCGCGCCGAAGAGGGGTATGCGTTCCAGCGGATGTGGCAGACGTACTTCCGAGCGGTCACGATTCCAGAGAGATCTAACCCTCGTCTTCAGCTCCAGCATGTGCCGCGCCGGTACTGGCCTTCGCTGACCGAGATGCAGAGCGAGACCGAGGCGACCAGGACACGGGCAAAGACCAGGACATGGGCAAAGGGTGAGCACACCCGCGAGCCGGACGCGTAA
- a CDS encoding thioredoxin domain-containing protein: protein MQTPNPDALRDVCSGRSGVNQDTLEAVLSLAVEIAREGREGRKIGTLFVVGDTEAVLAHSRPLVLDPLLGHPDEARRVADPAFRETVKELAQLDGGFVVTDDGVAVSAARYIDASSDGVDIPMGLGSRHMAGASITLRTGAVAVVASESAVVRMFDRGEIVAEVIPEVWMLRRYAGADGLAGLLGRGAERAETGDGALVVSRPSDGQGVPVQERRRLALPVSDRDHRRGPDDAAVTVLMYGDFECPYCARVHGFLDTLLDERDDLLAAYRHYPLVRVHAHAQRAAEAAEAAGAQGQFWAMHDALIAHQDALSDDRIDALAAGLGLDLDAFREHLDTDAFADRVRADFKSGVRSGVDGTPALFVNGERYEGRLRLDPLRAAIEAVAG from the coding sequence ATGCAGACGCCCAACCCCGACGCCCTCCGCGACGTCTGCTCCGGCCGGAGCGGCGTCAACCAGGACACGCTCGAAGCCGTCCTCTCGCTCGCCGTCGAGATCGCCCGCGAGGGACGCGAGGGGCGCAAGATCGGGACCCTCTTCGTGGTCGGGGATACCGAGGCCGTGCTCGCCCACAGCCGACCGCTCGTCCTCGACCCGCTCCTCGGCCACCCCGACGAGGCCCGCCGCGTCGCCGACCCCGCCTTCCGCGAGACGGTCAAAGAGCTCGCCCAGCTCGACGGCGGGTTCGTCGTGACCGACGACGGGGTCGCCGTCTCGGCCGCCCGCTACATCGACGCCTCCTCCGACGGCGTCGACATCCCGATGGGCCTCGGGAGCCGCCACATGGCCGGGGCTTCGATCACGCTCCGCACCGGGGCCGTCGCCGTCGTGGCTTCCGAGAGCGCAGTCGTGCGGATGTTCGACCGGGGCGAGATCGTCGCCGAGGTCATCCCCGAGGTGTGGATGCTCCGCCGCTACGCCGGGGCCGACGGCCTCGCGGGCCTCCTCGGCCGCGGGGCCGAGCGCGCCGAGACCGGCGACGGCGCGCTCGTCGTCAGCCGCCCCTCGGACGGGCAGGGCGTGCCGGTTCAGGAGCGCCGCCGCCTCGCGCTCCCCGTCAGCGACCGCGACCACCGGCGCGGCCCGGACGACGCGGCCGTGACGGTCCTGATGTACGGCGACTTCGAGTGCCCCTACTGCGCCCGCGTCCACGGCTTCCTCGACACCTTGCTCGACGAGCGGGACGACCTCCTCGCCGCCTACCGGCACTACCCGCTCGTCCGCGTCCACGCACACGCGCAGCGCGCGGCCGAAGCCGCCGAAGCCGCCGGGGCACAGGGCCAGTTCTGGGCCATGCACGACGCCCTGATCGCCCACCAGGACGCCCTCAGCGACGACCGCATCGACGCCCTCGCCGCCGGCCTCGGCCTCGACCTCGACGCCTTCCGCGAGCACCTCGACACCGACGCCTTCGCCGACCGCGTCCGGGCCGACTTCAAGAGCGGTGTCCGCAGCGGCGTCGACGGCACGCCGGCCCTGTTCGTCAACGGCGAGCGTTACGAGGGTCGCCTCCGCCTCGACCCGCTGCGCGCGGCCATCGAGGCAGTGGCGGGGTGA
- a CDS encoding phytoene/squalene synthase family protein: protein MTARVPSPPLPPTGRASRAEEDRYLWQAFHHHSRTFSLATRLLPSRVRLPVATLYLYCRTVDSIADERVLEASPAQALADLAEAQQHLDRTLAGDPPDLLLWRRLAEVHDRFDLRPGPLYELLDGAAWDLEDRGIADMDDLIAYSERVAGSVGAMMLPFLVERRRDADGLEPAARALGNAMQLTNILRDVGEDLERLGRIYLPDDLLRRFGVTRAGLLGIVRNGHEPGGTYAALLESVMAAAERLYDEAEAGIAVLPRQSRLGITAAARMYREIMNEVRAAHYDNLRQRGIVPLRRKLRLVVQDGYATRRARLIGSAAHRFGASGALQQATETDA from the coding sequence ATGACGGCCCGCGTCCCATCGCCCCCCCTACCGCCGACGGGCCGCGCGAGCCGGGCCGAGGAGGACCGCTACCTGTGGCAGGCGTTCCACCACCACTCGCGCACGTTCTCGCTCGCCACGCGCCTGCTCCCGTCGCGGGTCCGCCTGCCGGTGGCGACGCTCTACCTCTACTGCCGGACCGTCGACTCGATTGCCGACGAGCGGGTGCTGGAGGCCAGCCCGGCCCAGGCCCTGGCCGACCTCGCCGAGGCCCAGCAGCACCTCGACCGCACGCTCGCGGGCGACCCGCCGGACCTGCTGCTCTGGCGCCGGCTCGCCGAGGTCCACGACCGCTTCGACCTCCGGCCGGGGCCGCTCTACGAACTCCTCGACGGGGCCGCCTGGGACCTGGAGGACCGGGGGATCGCCGACATGGACGACCTCATCGCCTACTCGGAGCGCGTGGCCGGGAGCGTCGGGGCGATGATGCTGCCGTTTCTCGTGGAGCGCCGCCGTGACGCCGACGGGCTGGAGCCGGCGGCGCGGGCGCTCGGCAACGCGATGCAGCTGACGAACATCCTCCGCGACGTGGGCGAGGACCTCGAACGGCTCGGCCGGATCTACCTACCGGACGACCTCCTGCGCCGCTTCGGCGTCACCCGCGCCGGCCTGCTGGGCATTGTCCGCAACGGGCACGAGCCGGGGGGCACCTACGCCGCCCTGCTGGAGTCGGTCATGGCCGCTGCCGAGCGGCTCTACGACGAGGCCGAGGCGGGCATTGCGGTGCTCCCCCGGCAGTCGCGCCTCGGCATCACGGCGGCGGCGCGGATGTACCGCGAGATCATGAACGAGGTCCGGGCCGCGCACTACGACAACCTCCGCCAGCGCGGCATCGTCCCGCTCCGGCGCAAGCTGCGGCTGGTCGTGCAGGACGGCTATGCCACGCGCCGCGCGCGCCTGATCGGCAGCGCCGCGCACCGGTTCGGGGCCAGCGGGGCGCTCCAGCAGGCTACCGAGACAGACGCATGA
- a CDS encoding glycosyltransferase, giving the protein MLVLGGLHAVFLSILAVNLAYLWRTKRARLAPSPLPRVSVLIPARNEADNLRRLLPTLRAQDYPDFEVIVYDDGSEDETAAVIDAFGVRKMQGDGPPPGWVGKVHALYQATREASGEVYLFLDADAALKGEGALRRLVERWAAAEAKAGEVGAFVSGLPHLRGGGLLLTSLVPFAILTALPLPLTPRTTSPSLASLNGQCWLVGARAYHRHEPHAAMPDEVLEDVNIGRYLKAKGMRAVFRDLHDDLEVWMYRSLPDAWAGFRKNAYLLQGGTPLRFAAAQAFFWSVFVLPPLVSPWFLVSLYALKVGTDTYSRFPLQVRLLAPVSLLLGGLLPFDSALGHWRGTVRWKDRVVGGR; this is encoded by the coding sequence ATGCTTGTCCTCGGTGGCCTCCACGCCGTCTTCCTGAGCATCCTCGCGGTCAACCTCGCCTACTTGTGGCGGACGAAGCGCGCTCGCCTGGCCCCCAGCCCGCTGCCGCGGGTGTCGGTGCTGATCCCGGCACGGAACGAGGCCGACAACCTCCGCCGACTGCTTCCGACGCTGCGCGCGCAGGACTACCCGGACTTCGAGGTGATCGTCTACGATGACGGGTCGGAGGACGAGACGGCGGCGGTGATCGACGCGTTTGGGGTTCGGAAGATGCAGGGCGACGGGCCGCCGCCGGGCTGGGTCGGGAAGGTCCACGCGCTCTACCAGGCCACGCGCGAGGCGAGCGGCGAGGTCTACCTCTTCCTCGACGCCGACGCCGCGCTGAAGGGTGAGGGTGCGCTCCGCCGCCTCGTGGAGCGCTGGGCGGCGGCCGAGGCGAAGGCGGGCGAGGTGGGGGCCTTCGTGAGCGGCCTGCCCCACCTGCGCGGTGGCGGGCTGCTGCTGACGAGCCTCGTCCCGTTTGCGATCCTGACGGCGCTCCCCCTCCCGCTCACCCCGCGCACGACCTCACCGTCGCTGGCCTCGCTCAACGGGCAGTGCTGGCTCGTCGGGGCCCGCGCCTACCACCGGCACGAGCCGCACGCGGCGATGCCGGACGAGGTGCTGGAGGACGTGAACATCGGGCGCTACCTCAAGGCGAAAGGCATGCGCGCCGTCTTCCGCGACCTTCACGACGATCTCGAAGTGTGGATGTACCGGAGCCTGCCCGACGCGTGGGCGGGGTTCCGGAAAAACGCCTACCTGCTCCAGGGGGGTACCCCGCTCCGGTTCGCTGCCGCCCAAGCCTTTTTCTGGAGCGTCTTCGTCCTGCCGCCGCTCGTCTCGCCCTGGTTTCTGGTCTCGCTCTACGCCCTCAAAGTCGGTACAGACACCTACAGCCGCTTCCCCCTTCAGGTCCGCCTGCTCGCTCCGGTCTCGCTCCTCCTCGGCGGCCTCCTGCCGTTCGACTCCGCCCTCGGCCACTGGCGCGGGACGGTCCGCTGGAAAGACCGGGTGGTCGGTGGACGGTGA
- the hemG gene encoding protoporphyrinogen oxidase, with amino-acid sequence MLSTPIVPLTPHIAVVGGGISGLAAAWRLRERGAAVTLFEAQGETGGVIRSVHRDGFLVDEGPNTLVARSQRVVNTLAALGLDEQQVWASEAAKARYVVRGGRLVPVPTSPRSFATTPLLSARAKLRLLAEPFVRAGTDEDESLASFVRRRLGAEVLDYAVNPFVAGVWAAAPERLAVRHAFPALHAMERERGSLARGLVHRMRTRPPGPRLSARPFSFAGGAQALPDAFAHRLGDAVRLQTSVTGLERTGEGWTLTTRADGGEREGRFDGVVWAAPLDRLPEIEAGRAVPPVSHSAVSVLALGFRRADVAHPLDGFGVLIPEREPFRLLGALFSSTLFSNRAPEGHVLLTCFAGGTRHAADALLPTDDLVALALRDLGTLLGVRGDPVFVHRKRWDRAIPQYDTDYDRVLGTLSHLEAANPGLHFAGNTRGGISVGDALETGLEAADRLAGAG; translated from the coding sequence TTGCTCTCCACGCCTATCGTCCCCCTCACCCCACACATCGCCGTCGTCGGCGGCGGCATCAGCGGCCTCGCTGCCGCGTGGCGGCTGCGCGAGCGCGGAGCAGCGGTCACGCTCTTCGAGGCACAGGGTGAGACCGGCGGGGTGATCCGCTCGGTCCACCGCGACGGGTTCCTCGTGGACGAGGGCCCGAACACGCTCGTGGCCCGGTCGCAACGCGTGGTGAACACCCTAGCGGCACTCGGACTGGACGAGCAGCAGGTCTGGGCGAGCGAGGCAGCGAAGGCGCGCTACGTGGTCCGCGGTGGCAGGCTCGTTCCGGTCCCGACGTCGCCGCGCAGCTTCGCCACGACCCCGCTGCTCTCGGCGCGGGCCAAGCTCCGCCTGCTCGCCGAGCCGTTCGTCCGAGCTGGCACCGACGAGGACGAGTCGCTGGCCTCGTTCGTCCGCCGCCGCCTCGGGGCCGAGGTGCTCGACTACGCGGTCAACCCGTTCGTGGCGGGCGTCTGGGCGGCCGCTCCGGAGCGGCTCGCGGTGCGCCACGCCTTCCCGGCCCTGCACGCGATGGAGCGCGAGCGTGGCTCGCTCGCGCGCGGCCTCGTCCACCGGATGCGTACCCGCCCCCCCGGACCACGCCTCTCGGCGCGCCCGTTCTCCTTCGCTGGCGGCGCGCAAGCCCTCCCCGACGCCTTCGCCCACCGCCTCGGCGATGCCGTCCGGTTGCAGACCTCAGTCACCGGGCTGGAGCGCACGGGCGAAGGCTGGACGTTGACGACCCGAGCGGACGGCGGGGAGCGCGAGGGCCGGTTCGACGGCGTCGTGTGGGCCGCCCCGCTGGACCGGCTGCCGGAGATTGAAGCCGGGCGGGCCGTGCCGCCGGTGTCCCACTCCGCCGTCTCAGTCCTCGCGCTCGGCTTCCGCCGCGCCGACGTGGCGCACCCCCTCGACGGGTTCGGCGTCCTCATCCCGGAGCGCGAGCCGTTCCGCCTCCTCGGCGCGCTGTTTTCCTCGACCCTCTTCTCGAACCGCGCACCCGAGGGCCACGTCCTCCTCACCTGCTTCGCCGGCGGCACCCGGCACGCGGCCGACGCGCTGCTCCCGACCGACGACCTCGTGGCGCTCGCCCTCCGCGACCTGGGCACGCTCCTCGGCGTGCGCGGCGATCCGGTGTTCGTCCACCGGAAGCGGTGGGACCGGGCGATCCCGCAGTACGACACCGACTACGACCGCGTACTCGGCACCCTCAGCCACCTCGAAGCTGCGAATCCCGGTCTGCACTTCGCGGGCAACACGCGGGGCGGCATCTCGGTGGGCGACGCGCTCGAGACCGGCCTCGAGGCCGCCGACCGGCTAGCAGGTGCCGGCTGA
- the cruF gene encoding bisanhydrobacterioruberin hydratase CruF — MPTPPPRTASTHRLFLLCLALFAGSILFSVAGTVLLNFFPAQAGVALGWIAANLGLDLDALIKGPTWVYMALLPVLSLLLYLPDLGWTRSVLFLLWGSAIGAVAELLGTQTGFPFGAYTYGDYLGAKLAGHVPWFIPPSWYAVAIIAYDLARRMKVGTTATIVWGAVFMVLWDVALDPAMSKAFPFWTYETEGIFFGMPLSNWAGWFVTSLLIVWGFDRLLGGLQSAPAWAPTLYALNVIFPVLICLLYGLPLAGLIGLVALGVALAVVGSRGGRLLPTRSAPEVARV; from the coding sequence ATGCCCACGCCTCCGCCCCGCACCGCCTCGACGCACCGGCTGTTCCTGCTCTGCCTCGCCCTCTTCGCCGGGTCGATCCTGTTCAGCGTGGCGGGGACCGTGCTGCTGAACTTCTTCCCGGCCCAGGCGGGCGTCGCGCTCGGCTGGATCGCCGCCAACCTCGGCCTGGACCTCGACGCACTCATCAAGGGGCCGACGTGGGTCTACATGGCCCTCCTGCCGGTGCTCTCCCTCCTGCTCTACCTGCCGGACCTCGGGTGGACGCGCTCCGTCCTCTTTCTGCTCTGGGGCAGCGCCATCGGGGCCGTCGCCGAACTCCTCGGGACGCAGACCGGCTTCCCCTTCGGAGCCTACACCTACGGCGACTACCTCGGCGCGAAGCTCGCCGGGCACGTACCGTGGTTCATCCCGCCCTCGTGGTACGCCGTCGCGATCATCGCCTACGACCTCGCCCGGCGGATGAAGGTCGGGACGACGGCGACGATCGTCTGGGGCGCGGTCTTCATGGTGCTCTGGGACGTGGCGCTGGACCCGGCAATGAGCAAGGCATTCCCGTTCTGGACGTACGAGACCGAGGGCATCTTCTTCGGGATGCCGCTCTCGAACTGGGCCGGCTGGTTCGTGACCTCGCTCCTGATCGTGTGGGGCTTCGACCGGCTCCTCGGCGGGCTGCAGTCGGCACCGGCGTGGGCCCCGACGCTCTATGCGCTGAACGTGATCTTCCCCGTCCTGATCTGTCTGCTCTACGGCCTGCCGCTGGCCGGGCTGATCGGCCTCGTCGCGCTCGGCGTTGCCCTCGCTGTAGTCGGGAGCCGAGGTGGGCGGCTGCTGCCGACGCGGTCCGCGCCGGAGGTGGCGCGCGTATGA